The following DNA comes from Phytohabitans rumicis.
GATCTTGGCCGTGATGCCGGCGTCGGCAAGCGCGACCGCCTGATCCCACGCCGCCTTCACCGCGGGGCTCTTGTCCGCGATGACGTTGTTTTCCTTGTCGTAGAACAGGTCGGCGCCGTTCTGCTGGAACATGACCGCGTTGACCGCCATCGTCGACGAGTCGACGAACGCCTTGCCGGTCTTGGCCTTGTAGTCCTTGCCGGTCTGGATGAACTGTTCCCACGTCGGCCACAGCGCGCCGACCTTGTCACGCTCGGTCGGCAGGCCGGCGGCCTTGAAGAGGTCGGAGCGGTAGCAGATGCCGAGGCTGCCCACGTCGGTCGGCAGGCCCATCAGCCGGCCGTCGGGGGCCTTGCCCAGTTCGTACTTCCAGGACAGGTAGTCCTTGCTCTTGTCGCCTACGAGCGGGGCCAGGTCGACCCAGTTGGCCGGGTTCGACTTGAGCTCGTTGAGGATGCCCTCTTCCAGCATGATCACGTCGGCGGCGCCCTTGCCGGTCGCGAGTGCGCGCACGATCCGCGGCCGGAACTCGTTCAACTGCGCGACCTTGCGCAGCTCGATCTTGATGCCGGACTGCTGCTCGTACTGCTTGACCAGGTCGTCGTAGCCAGCCTCGCCGAAGGTGTCCACGACCAGCTTGTCTGGCTTCTGTCCGGTGTTCGATCCGCTGTTGTCGTCATCGCCGCAAGCCGCGACCGCGAGCACCGCGACCGAAGCGAGCGCGACCGCCGCAAACCGCCGGCGCGTCGAAACGCTCATCCCTGACCCCTCTCAGGTCTTTGATGTGTGTGGTGGGGGTGTGCCCGATGCACGCCACCATCGGCAGTCGCACAACAAAGGGGCCCGCGACCGTTTCTGGGGGCATGCCTGGCGCCACACGGTGCCCGGTGTGTGGCTCTCACCACACCCCGCCGGGAGCGCTCCCATGAGATTGCCGGCACGTTTCTGGGGTGTCAAGGCCCAAGTGGGAGCGTTCCCATTTCGTTACTCGCCGCAGCGGGATGAACCGCCATATGCGCGGTATATGGGATCAAACTAGGACGAGAAAATAGTACAAAAGCCACAAAAGGTACTGCCGAATACCGGCTATATCACGGGAATTCGGCTACGCCAACCGGCGTAAGAGCGTCGAAGTCCGCTCCATAGGAAAATCTGCGGGGTCGAACGAACGGCCCATCCAGCCGACCATCGCCTCGTACTCCGGGTGCTCCGGGTCGGCGATCGCGGCGAGGAACCG
Coding sequences within:
- a CDS encoding ABC transporter substrate-binding protein; this translates as MSVSTRRRFAAVALASVAVLAVAACGDDDNSGSNTGQKPDKLVVDTFGEAGYDDLVKQYEQQSGIKIELRKVAQLNEFRPRIVRALATGKGAADVIMLEEGILNELKSNPANWVDLAPLVGDKSKDYLSWKYELGKAPDGRLMGLPTDVGSLGICYRSDLFKAAGLPTERDKVGALWPTWEQFIQTGKDYKAKTGKAFVDSSTMAVNAVMFQQNGADLFYDKENNVIADKSPAVKAAWDQAVALADAGITAKITTWSPEWSAGFKQGTFAVTSCPSWMLGIVESNSGPENAGKWDLAAVPGGSGNWGGSWLGVPNQSKHHAEAAKLIEFLTNAQGQVAAFKKSGPLPTNLKALEDPAFTSYTNKYFSDAPTGKIFGDSVLKIVPTYMGPKHQAVKENALEPALRAYEKGEASKAKAWEQFTKDAATQGAF